A region of Methyloversatilis discipulorum DNA encodes the following proteins:
- a CDS encoding NADH:flavin oxidoreductase/NADH oxidase — MPTQLFQPYDLGSLRLSNRIVIAPMCQYSASDGNATDWHLMHIGQMALSGAGLFVIEATAVEAEGRISAADLGLWNDANESALRRVLDGVRAHSNMPIAIQLGHAGRKASVARPWEGGAQIAPSAGGWQTVAPSAVPHAAHEHPPLALDADGLRRVRTAFAEAAKRAARLGLDAVEVHGAHGYLLHQFLSPLANTRDDAYGGTLENRLRFPLEVFDAVREAFPHDRPVGMRISASDWVDGGWDIEQSVVLAQALRARGASFIHVSSGGVSTAQQIPLTPGYQVGFAERIRAETGLPTIAVGLITEPEHAESILAAGQADLIGVARAMLYDPRWPWHAAAKLGAQIKVAPQYLRCAPREVAKLFG, encoded by the coding sequence ATGCCCACTCAGCTCTTCCAGCCCTACGACCTCGGCAGCCTCCGTCTGTCCAACCGCATCGTCATCGCACCGATGTGCCAGTACTCGGCCAGCGACGGTAACGCGACGGACTGGCATCTGATGCACATCGGCCAGATGGCGCTGTCCGGCGCCGGTCTGTTCGTGATCGAGGCGACCGCGGTCGAAGCCGAAGGTCGCATCTCCGCCGCCGACCTCGGCCTGTGGAACGACGCCAACGAGTCGGCGCTGCGCCGTGTGCTCGACGGTGTGCGCGCCCACTCGAACATGCCGATCGCGATCCAGCTCGGCCACGCCGGCCGCAAGGCTTCGGTCGCACGGCCATGGGAGGGCGGCGCGCAGATCGCGCCCAGCGCTGGCGGCTGGCAGACCGTGGCGCCGTCCGCCGTCCCGCACGCCGCGCACGAACACCCGCCACTGGCGCTCGACGCCGACGGCCTGCGACGCGTGCGGACGGCTTTCGCCGAAGCCGCTAAACGCGCTGCGCGGCTCGGGCTGGACGCGGTCGAGGTGCATGGCGCCCACGGCTATCTGCTGCACCAGTTCCTTTCGCCGCTGGCGAACACACGTGACGACGCCTACGGCGGCACGCTCGAGAACCGGCTGCGCTTCCCGCTCGAGGTGTTCGACGCGGTGCGCGAAGCCTTCCCGCACGACCGGCCGGTCGGCATGCGCATTTCCGCCAGCGACTGGGTGGACGGCGGCTGGGACATCGAACAGAGCGTGGTGCTGGCGCAGGCGCTCAGGGCACGCGGCGCGAGCTTCATTCACGTATCGAGCGGCGGCGTGTCGACGGCGCAGCAGATCCCGCTCACGCCGGGCTATCAGGTCGGCTTCGCCGAGCGCATCCGCGCCGAAACCGGCCTGCCGACCATCGCGGTCGGCCTGATCACCGAGCCGGAGCACGCCGAGTCGATCCTCGCCGCCGGCCAGGCCGACCTGATCGGCGTCGCCCGCGCGATGCTGTACGACCCGCGCTGGCCCTGGCACGCGGCTGCGAAGCTCGGAGCGCAGATCAAGGTGGCGCCCCAGTATCTGCGCTGCGCACCACGCGAGGTCGCAAAGCTGTTCGGATGA
- a CDS encoding nuclear transport factor 2 family protein, giving the protein MTDAPRPPLPPFTPETAAQKVRAAEDGWNSRDPQRVSLAYTADSRWRNRSEFLRGRAEIVDFLTRKWAKEREYRLIKELWCTAGNRIAVRFAYEWQDDAGNWFRSYGNENWEFDDNGLMAYRHASINDLAISESERLFRWPQGRRPDDHPGLSELGL; this is encoded by the coding sequence ATGACCGACGCCCCCCGTCCGCCCCTGCCGCCCTTCACACCGGAAACCGCTGCGCAGAAAGTGCGCGCCGCCGAAGACGGCTGGAACAGCCGCGACCCGCAGCGCGTATCGCTCGCTTACACGGCCGACAGCCGCTGGCGCAATCGCTCGGAATTCCTGCGCGGCCGCGCCGAAATCGTCGATTTCCTGACCCGCAAGTGGGCGAAGGAGCGCGAGTACCGGCTGATCAAGGAACTGTGGTGCACCGCCGGCAACCGTATCGCGGTGCGATTCGCCTACGAGTGGCAGGACGACGCCGGCAACTGGTTCCGCTCCTACGGCAATGAGAACTGGGAATTCGACGATAACGGCCTGATGGCGTACCGCCACGCCAGCATCAACGATCTGGCGATCAGCGAGTCGGAGCGTCTGTTCCGCTGGCCGCAGGGACGCCGTCCCGACGATCATCCCGGGCTGTCCGAACTGGGACTCTGA
- a CDS encoding TetR/AcrR family transcriptional regulator codes for MFTSLDDLAGPGPLPEQDARTRVLECAYRLFYRHGLRATGIDRIIAESGVAKASFYRHFPTKQALVEAYLDLRHARWMGWLESRLADTADAGAWLAALPDALDDWFRAPGFRGCAFINGHAEAGAEAPAMTVTHKRELTARIEAACREAGCMRPEEVAADLLLAIEGAIVRAQMEGADAARAPLARVFARVLTGAERAYA; via the coding sequence ATGTTCACATCTCTCGACGATCTCGCCGGCCCCGGTCCGCTGCCGGAGCAGGACGCGCGGACCCGCGTACTCGAATGCGCCTACCGGCTGTTTTACCGGCACGGCCTGCGCGCCACCGGCATCGACCGCATCATTGCCGAGTCCGGTGTCGCCAAGGCTTCGTTCTACCGTCACTTTCCGACCAAGCAGGCGCTGGTCGAGGCCTATCTGGACCTGCGCCACGCACGCTGGATGGGCTGGCTGGAAAGCCGGCTCGCCGACACGGCGGACGCCGGTGCCTGGCTGGCCGCACTGCCCGATGCGCTGGACGACTGGTTCCGCGCGCCCGGCTTCCGCGGCTGCGCCTTCATCAATGGTCATGCTGAAGCCGGTGCCGAAGCGCCGGCGATGACGGTCACCCACAAGCGGGAACTGACGGCGCGCATCGAAGCGGCCTGTCGCGAGGCGGGGTGCATGCGACCGGAAGAGGTCGCCGCCGACCTGCTGCTGGCGATCGAAGGCGCCATCGTCCGTGCGCAGATGGAAGGCGCGGACGCCGCCCGCGCGCCGCTGGCACGGGTGTTTGCGCGTGTGCTCACCGGGGCGGAGCGTGCGTACGCCTGA
- a CDS encoding M90 family metallopeptidase, whose product MLHWLRRLVSAVEPELPDVPDEQWERIEARLPWLDFLDPADRPRLRELARQFIVSKEFHGAHDTVLTDDMLLEIALQACVPVLNLGLDWYDDWVGVVVYPGDFVVPRRVTDDAGVVHEYEDTLVGEAWEGGPVLLSWQPESLAADGINVVIHEFAHKLDMRNGEPDGLPPLHAGMSVQRWAAVWSTAYERFCADVDAGVDTGIDDYAAESPAEFFAVMSECFFEIPDLIQQAWPDLYEQLARFYRLDPAPRARALFPPAAT is encoded by the coding sequence ATGTTGCACTGGCTGCGCCGACTCGTTTCCGCCGTCGAACCCGAATTGCCCGACGTACCTGACGAACAGTGGGAACGCATCGAGGCCCGCCTGCCCTGGCTCGATTTCCTCGACCCCGCCGACCGGCCGCGCCTGCGTGAACTGGCACGGCAGTTCATCGTCAGCAAGGAATTCCACGGCGCCCACGACACCGTGCTGACCGACGACATGCTGCTCGAAATCGCATTGCAGGCCTGCGTACCGGTACTGAATCTGGGGCTGGACTGGTACGACGACTGGGTCGGTGTGGTGGTCTATCCAGGCGACTTCGTCGTACCGCGGCGGGTGACCGACGACGCCGGCGTGGTGCACGAGTACGAGGACACGCTGGTCGGCGAGGCGTGGGAAGGCGGGCCGGTGCTGCTGTCCTGGCAACCGGAATCGCTGGCGGCCGACGGTATCAATGTGGTCATCCACGAGTTCGCGCACAAGCTGGACATGCGCAACGGCGAGCCGGACGGCCTGCCGCCGCTGCACGCCGGCATGAGCGTGCAGCGCTGGGCGGCCGTCTGGTCGACCGCCTACGAGCGCTTCTGCGCTGACGTCGACGCTGGCGTAGATACCGGCATCGACGACTACGCGGCAGAGAGCCCGGCCGAATTCTTTGCCGTCATGTCGGAGTGCTTCTTCGAGATACCGGACCTGATACAGCAAGCCTGGCCGGATCTTTACGAACAGCTGGCCCGCTTCTACCGGCTCGACCCCGCACCACGCGCCCGCGCGCTGTTCCCGCCGGCCGCAACGTGA